The proteins below come from a single Juglans regia cultivar Chandler chromosome 12, Walnut 2.0, whole genome shotgun sequence genomic window:
- the LOC109003033 gene encoding aquaporin TIP1-3-like: MPITRIAIGAPGEASHPDAIKAAFAEFFSMIIFVFAGEGSGMAFNKLTDNGSPTPSGLVAAALAHAFALFVAVSVGANISGGHVNPAVTFGAFIGGNITFFRSILYWIAQLLGSVVACWLLKFATGGMETSAFSLSSNVSVWNAVILEIVMTFGLVYTVYATAVDPRKGNVGIVAPIAIGFIVGANILAGGAFDGASMNPAVSFGPAVVSWTWTNHWVYWLGPMAGAAIAAIVYDNIFIGEPTHQPLPSSEF; encoded by the exons atgcCGATCACTAGAATTGCAATTGGTGCGCCTGGAGAGGCAAGCCACCCCGACGCGATCAAGGCCGCATTTGCCGAGTTCTTCTCtatgattatttttgtttttgcaggGGAAGGCTCTGGCATGGCTTTCA ACAAGCTTACTGATAATGGGTCACCGACACCATCTGGTCTTGTAGCTGCGGCATTGGCGCATGCATTTGCGCTTTTTGTGGCGGTTTCGGTTGGTGCAAACATTTCTGGGGGGCATGTAAACCCTGCTGTCACTTTTGGTGCTTTTATTGGTGGAAACATTACTTTCTTTAGGAGCATCTTGTATTGGATTGCACAGTTGCTAGGTTCAGTTGTCGCTTGTTGGCTCCTTAAGTTTGCCACTGGTGGAATG GAAACATCGGCATTCTCCCTATCATCCAACGTGAGTGTATGGAATGCAGTGATTTTGGAGATTGTGATGACCTTTGGCCTTGTTTACACTGTGTATGCCACAGCGGTGGATCCAAGGAAGGGGAATGTAGGCATAGTTGCACCTATTGCAATTGGATTCATTGTGGGTGCCAACATATTGGCCGGAGGTGCCTTTGATGGTGCATCCATGAACCCGGCAGTCTCTTTCGGCCCCGCTGTGGTTAGCTGGACATGGACTAACCACTGGGTGTACTGGCTTGGCCCAATGGCTGGTGCCGCTATTGCAGCCATTGTCTATGACAACATCTTTATTGGCGAGCCAACACACCAGCCACTCCCCAGCAGTGAATTTTAG
- the LOC109003032 gene encoding photosynthetic NDH subunit of lumenal location 1, chloroplastic — MAVSSLSLSWVSTTLSNKSKLLHSKDLHRGTAFSLTNTIACSRETASDEESNCKRRLLLLKIGILSTTFLPASSLFAEEIPKNYRAFVDSADGYSYYYPADWREFDFRAHDSAFKDRYMQLQNVRVRFIPTERKDIHDMGPMEQVIFDLVNHIYAAPNQIATIYDMKEKTVDGKNYYTVEFELTSRNFSTTSFATIAIGNGRYYTLIVGANKRRWKRYRDMLKVVADSFKVLDI; from the exons ATGGCAGTCTCTTCACTTTCCCTGAGCTGGGTTTCAACCACTTTATCCAACAAG TCGAAACTGCTTCATTCAAAGGATTTGCATCGAGGTACTGCATTTTCTTTGACTAACACCATCGCATGCTCAAGAGAGACAGCCTCCGATGAAGAAA GCAATTGCAAGAGAAGGCTGCTGCTGTTGAAAATTGGCATACTGAGTACAACTTTCCTCCCTGCAAGTTCCCTTTTTGCTGAAG AAATACCAAAAAATTATCGAGCTTTTGTTGACTCTGCAGATGGGTATTCCTATTATTACCCTGCAGATTGGAGG GAGTTCGACTTCAGGGCACATGATTCTGCGTTTAAGGACCGATATATGCAATTGCAAAATGTTAGAGTGAGATTTATACCAACAGAGAGAAAAGACATCCATGATATGGGTCCAATGGAACAG GTGATTTTCGATTTGGTGAATCATATATATGCTGCACCGAATCAAATAGCTACTATATATGACATGAAGGAG AAAACCGTTGATGGGAAAAATTATTACACCGTTGAGTTCGAACTTACGTCTCGGAATTTCTCGACCACTTCCTTCGCAACCATAGCCATTGGAAATG GGAGATATTACACGCTGATTGTCGGAGCAAACAAGAGACGCTGGAAAAGATATCGCGACATGCTTAAAGTGGTAGCAGACTCTTTTAAGGTGCTCGACATCTGA